A stretch of the Chitiniphilus purpureus genome encodes the following:
- the trpC gene encoding indole-3-glycerol phosphate synthase TrpC — translation MSDILKKIWATKHEEVAAAKRAVPLAAIREEAEANGADLRDFVGAIRARHAAQQAAVIAEIKKASPSKGVIRPDFNPAGHAADYAAHGAACLSVLTDAPYFQGHPDFLKSARAACALPALRKDFMVDEYQVFEARAWGADCVLLIAAELSTGQMRDFEDIAHALGMAVLVEVHNAAELDKALHLSTPLLGINNRNLRTFEVDLNTTFELLPRIDPSRIVVTESGILQPQDVVQMQQKQVHTFLVGEAFMRQPSPGKALQSLFFD, via the coding sequence ATGTCCGACATCCTCAAGAAAATCTGGGCCACCAAGCACGAAGAAGTTGCCGCCGCTAAGCGGGCGGTTCCGCTTGCCGCAATCCGCGAAGAGGCCGAAGCCAACGGCGCCGACCTGCGCGATTTCGTCGGCGCCATCCGTGCCCGGCATGCGGCACAACAGGCCGCGGTGATTGCCGAGATCAAGAAGGCCAGCCCATCCAAAGGCGTGATCCGCCCCGACTTCAATCCGGCCGGGCATGCCGCCGACTATGCCGCGCATGGTGCGGCCTGCCTGTCGGTGTTGACCGACGCCCCCTATTTCCAGGGCCATCCGGATTTTCTCAAGTCCGCGCGCGCCGCCTGCGCCTTGCCGGCGCTGCGCAAGGACTTTATGGTCGACGAGTACCAGGTGTTCGAAGCACGGGCGTGGGGGGCCGATTGCGTCCTGCTGATTGCGGCCGAACTGTCGACCGGGCAGATGCGCGACTTCGAGGACATCGCCCACGCACTGGGCATGGCGGTGCTGGTGGAGGTGCACAACGCTGCCGAGCTGGACAAGGCGCTGCACCTTTCGACACCGTTGCTGGGAATCAACAACCGCAACCTGCGCACGTTCGAGGTGGACCTGAATACCACGTTCGAACTGCTGCCCCGGATCGACCCATCCCGCATCGTCGTCACCGAAAGCGGCATCCTGCAACCGCAGGATGTTGTGCAGATGCAACAAAAGCAGGTCCATACTTTCCTGGTTGGCGAGGCCTTCATGCGCCAGCCATCGCCCGGGAAGGCGCTTCAATCCTTGTTCTTTGACTGA
- the trpD gene encoding anthranilate phosphoribosyltransferase: MITVQQALNRLIDNNELFYDEMLHLMRQIMTGEMTPVQTAALLMGLRTKVESVSEIAASATVMREFATQVTVQDRRHLVDTCGTGGDGAHTFNISTCSAFVAAAAGVKVAKHGGRSVSSSSGSADVLEAFGVNLSLTPEQAGACIDEVGLGFMFAPNHHPAMKYVAPIRRELGVRTIFNILGPLTNPAGADNQLMGVFHPDLVGIQARVLKQLGSRHVMIVHGRDGLDEISLMDKTLVAELKDGDITEYELDPRDLGFAFCEVTALHAGDATQSKAVIEGVLAGEAGPCRDIVLLNAGAAIYTANLAVTLEDGINAAHEALKSGAARAKLDALVRFTQQFAK; the protein is encoded by the coding sequence ATGATCACTGTCCAGCAGGCCCTCAATCGCCTGATCGACAACAACGAGCTGTTCTACGACGAGATGCTGCATCTGATGCGGCAGATCATGACCGGCGAGATGACGCCGGTACAGACCGCGGCGCTGCTGATGGGGTTGCGCACCAAGGTCGAAAGCGTCTCCGAGATCGCCGCCTCGGCCACCGTGATGCGCGAATTCGCCACCCAGGTGACGGTGCAGGACCGCCGGCACCTGGTCGACACCTGCGGCACCGGCGGCGACGGCGCGCACACCTTCAACATCTCCACCTGCTCGGCGTTCGTTGCCGCGGCAGCCGGGGTCAAGGTGGCCAAGCACGGTGGGCGCTCGGTGTCGTCCAGCTCCGGCAGTGCCGACGTGCTCGAGGCTTTCGGCGTCAATCTGTCGCTGACTCCGGAACAGGCCGGTGCCTGTATCGACGAGGTTGGGCTCGGCTTCATGTTCGCGCCCAACCATCATCCGGCGATGAAGTATGTGGCGCCCATTCGCCGCGAGTTGGGCGTGCGCACCATCTTCAACATCCTGGGACCGCTGACCAACCCCGCCGGCGCCGACAACCAGCTGATGGGCGTGTTCCACCCCGACCTCGTCGGCATCCAGGCGCGGGTGCTCAAGCAGCTCGGTTCCAGGCACGTGATGATCGTCCACGGTCGCGACGGGCTCGACGAGATCAGCCTGATGGACAAGACGCTGGTCGCGGAACTCAAGGACGGCGACATCACCGAGTACGAGCTTGATCCGCGTGACCTGGGCTTTGCATTCTGCGAGGTCACGGCGCTGCACGCCGGCGATGCCACGCAATCGAAGGCAGTGATCGAGGGCGTGCTCGCCGGCGAAGCCGGCCCCTGCCGCGACATCGTGCTGCTCAATGCCGGTGCGGCCATCTATACCGCCAATCTCGCCGTGACGCTGGAAGACGGCATCAATGCTGCCCATGAAGCGCTCAAGAGCGGCGCGGCGCGCGCCAAGCTCGATGCGCTGGTGCGCTTCACCCAACAGTTTGCCAAGTGA
- a CDS encoding aminodeoxychorismate/anthranilate synthase component II, whose product MLLMIDNFDSFTYNLVQYFGELGQDVRVYRNDEITLDEIESLAPKYLVVSPGPCSPNEAGISVPAIRHFAGRLPILGVCLGHQSIGQAFGGRIVHAKTLMHGKVSPIAHTGEGVFRNLPSPFTITRYHSLAIERATLPDCLSVTAWTDDGEIMGVRHKTLAIEGVQFHPESILTEHGHAMLDNFLKEHA is encoded by the coding sequence ATGCTGCTGATGATCGACAACTTCGACTCCTTTACCTACAACCTGGTGCAGTACTTCGGCGAGCTGGGCCAGGACGTGCGCGTCTACCGCAACGACGAGATCACGCTGGATGAGATCGAGTCACTCGCGCCCAAATACCTGGTGGTGTCGCCCGGCCCGTGCTCGCCGAACGAGGCCGGCATCTCGGTACCCGCCATCCGCCATTTCGCCGGCAGGCTGCCCATCCTCGGTGTCTGCCTCGGCCACCAATCCATCGGCCAGGCTTTCGGCGGACGCATTGTGCACGCCAAGACGCTGATGCATGGCAAGGTCTCGCCGATCGCGCATACCGGCGAAGGCGTATTCCGCAACCTGCCCTCGCCGTTCACGATCACCCGTTACCATTCGCTTGCCATCGAGCGCGCCACGCTGCCCGATTGCCTCAGCGTCACCGCCTGGACCGATGACGGCGAGATCATGGGCGTGCGCCACAAGACACTGGCGATCGAGGGCGTGCAGTTCCACCCCGAATCCATCCTGACCGAGCACGGCCACGCGATGCTGGACAATTTCCTCAAGGAACATGCCTGA
- the trpE gene encoding anthranilate synthase component I translates to MMTREQFAALAAQGYNRIPLILELFADLDTPLSVYLKLANRPYSYLLESVVGGERFGRYSFIGLPARTRLVVRERTVEVISDDQVVERFEGNPLDFIAAFQARFKAPHQPQLPRFLGGLVGYFGYETIGYIEKKLADRHKPDPIGAPDIQLLLSEELVVVDNLAGKLFLVVYADPSEPDAYDQAEARLLQLRVALREPVLPPLSGPGSRVETACSEFGEAAFKEAVLRTKDYIRDGDVMQVVLSQRMTLPFEQDALALYRALRSINPSPYMFFYHFGDMHIVGASPEILVRLEGETVTVRPIAGTRPRGRTRDEDDALAAELLADAKEIAEHVMLIDLGRNDAGRVAQTGSVRLVDKMVIERYSHVMHIVSSVEARLQPGHSAVDVLRATFPAGTVSGAPKVRAMEIIDELEPTKRGVYSGAVGYLGFTGDMDVAIALRTAVIKNNTLFMQAGAGIVADSMPDSEWQETLNKARAVLRAAELVQRGLDA, encoded by the coding sequence ATGATGACCCGTGAGCAATTCGCGGCGCTCGCCGCGCAGGGGTACAACCGCATCCCCCTGATCCTCGAACTGTTCGCCGACCTCGATACCCCGCTGTCGGTCTATCTCAAGCTGGCCAACCGGCCCTATTCCTACCTGCTCGAATCCGTGGTGGGGGGTGAGCGTTTCGGCCGCTATTCGTTCATCGGCCTGCCCGCACGCACCCGGCTGGTGGTGCGCGAGCGCACGGTGGAGGTGATCAGCGACGATCAGGTGGTCGAACGCTTCGAAGGCAATCCGCTCGATTTCATCGCAGCGTTCCAGGCACGCTTCAAGGCCCCGCACCAGCCGCAACTGCCGCGCTTTCTCGGCGGTCTTGTCGGCTACTTCGGCTACGAGACCATCGGCTATATCGAGAAGAAGCTTGCCGACCGGCACAAGCCCGATCCGATCGGCGCGCCGGATATCCAGTTGCTGCTGTCCGAGGAACTCGTCGTCGTCGACAACCTCGCGGGCAAGCTCTTCCTGGTGGTCTACGCCGACCCGTCCGAGCCCGATGCGTACGATCAGGCCGAAGCGCGCCTGCTGCAATTGCGCGTCGCCCTGCGCGAGCCGGTGCTGCCGCCGTTGTCCGGGCCGGGAAGCCGCGTCGAGACCGCCTGCTCCGAATTCGGCGAGGCCGCGTTCAAAGAGGCCGTGCTGCGCACCAAGGACTACATCCGCGACGGCGATGTGATGCAGGTGGTGCTGTCGCAGCGGATGACCCTGCCCTTCGAGCAGGACGCACTCGCGCTCTATCGCGCGCTGCGCTCGATCAATCCGTCGCCGTACATGTTCTTCTACCACTTCGGCGATATGCATATCGTCGGCGCCTCACCGGAGATCCTGGTCCGGCTCGAAGGCGAAACCGTCACCGTCCGCCCGATCGCCGGCACCCGGCCGCGCGGCAGGACGCGCGACGAGGACGACGCGCTCGCGGCCGAGCTGCTGGCCGATGCCAAGGAGATCGCCGAGCACGTGATGCTGATCGACCTGGGCCGCAACGATGCCGGCCGTGTGGCGCAGACCGGCTCGGTCAGGCTCGTGGACAAGATGGTGATCGAGCGCTACTCGCACGTGATGCACATCGTCTCCAGCGTGGAAGCGCGGCTGCAGCCGGGGCACAGTGCAGTGGACGTGCTGCGCGCCACCTTCCCGGCCGGCACGGTGTCAGGCGCACCCAAGGTGCGCGCCATGGAAATCATCGACGAGCTGGAGCCGACCAAACGCGGCGTCTACTCGGGTGCGGTCGGCTATCTGGGCTTCACCGGCGACATGGACGTGGCGATCGCGCTGCGTACCGCGGTCATCAAGAACAACACGCTCTTCATGCAGGCCGGCGCCGGCATCGTGGCCGATTCGATGCCGGACAGCGAATGGCAGGAGACGTTGAACAAGGCGCGCGCCGTGCTGCGCGCCGCCGAACTGGTTCAACGCGGGCTCGACGCCTGA
- the mltA gene encoding murein transglycosylase A, translating to MIRYAPRLTLTALLLSLAACTTAPPGPAPATPTPIPAPTPTPQPTPTPTPTPTPAYRPVAWSALPQVTDDDLVAGFSTWRSGCAKARSAALKDICAEALGLDPQAITIRRFVEGRFTPYQLVNQDGTEQGLITGYYEPVYPGSLTRTAEANVPVYGQPDDLITVDLAEVYPELKGKRLRGRLEGRRLVPYPDAGSIQRAGLDAPVLAWLTDPVDLQFMQVQGSGRVKLADGSELRLGYADQNGRPYRPVGRWLIEQGLLPASGVSMQAIRAWAQANPQRMPALLASNPSFVFFRTLPPSAEGPIGAQGVPLTAGYSLAIDPRTVPLGSLMLIDTTRPDDRMPLQRMMAAQDTGGAITGRVRADFFWGKGDAAGELAGRMKQDGRLWLLWPNGAPLPTP from the coding sequence ATGATCCGATACGCCCCCCGCCTGACGCTGACCGCGCTGCTGCTGAGCTTGGCCGCCTGTACCACCGCGCCACCCGGCCCGGCACCGGCCACACCGACCCCCATTCCCGCTCCCACGCCGACGCCACAGCCGACACCGACACCGACACCGACACCGACACCGGCATATCGACCCGTTGCCTGGTCCGCCCTGCCCCAGGTGACCGATGACGACCTCGTCGCCGGTTTCAGCACATGGCGCAGCGGCTGCGCCAAGGCACGCAGTGCGGCACTCAAGGACATCTGCGCCGAGGCCCTCGGCCTTGACCCGCAGGCCATCACGATCCGCCGCTTCGTCGAAGGCCGGTTCACCCCATATCAGTTGGTCAACCAGGACGGCACCGAGCAGGGCCTGATCACCGGCTATTACGAGCCGGTCTACCCAGGCAGCCTGACCCGCACGGCCGAGGCCAACGTGCCGGTCTATGGCCAGCCGGACGATCTCATCACCGTGGATCTGGCCGAGGTCTATCCGGAACTGAAGGGCAAACGGCTGCGCGGCCGGCTGGAAGGCCGCCGGCTTGTGCCCTATCCGGACGCGGGCAGCATCCAGCGCGCCGGGCTTGACGCGCCAGTACTGGCGTGGCTGACCGATCCGGTCGATCTGCAGTTCATGCAGGTGCAAGGCTCGGGGCGCGTGAAGCTGGCAGACGGCAGCGAGCTGCGGCTGGGCTACGCCGACCAGAACGGCCGCCCCTACAGACCGGTGGGACGCTGGTTGATCGAACAGGGATTGCTGCCTGCCAGCGGCGTCTCGATGCAGGCGATCCGTGCCTGGGCCCAGGCCAACCCGCAGCGCATGCCGGCGCTCTTGGCCAGCAATCCCAGCTTTGTGTTCTTCCGCACGCTGCCACCGTCGGCTGAGGGCCCGATCGGTGCCCAGGGCGTGCCGCTCACCGCCGGTTACAGCCTGGCAATCGATCCGCGCACTGTACCGCTGGGCAGCCTGATGCTGATCGATACCACCCGGCCGGACGACCGCATGCCGCTGCAACGGATGATGGCTGCGCAGGATACCGGCGGCGCCATCACCGGCCGGGTCCGCGCCGATTTCTTCTGGGGCAAGGGTGACGCCGCGGGCGAGCTGGCCGGGCGGATGAAGCAGGACGGGCGGCTGTGGCTGCTCTGGCCCAACGGCGCACCGCTGCCGACACCGTGA
- a CDS encoding PhaM family polyhydroxyalkanoate granule multifunctional regulatory protein: MSDFNPSDPFGFFNQFWKQGTPNPFMPPLNEEEIDRKITEMRTIEQWLTMQVGMLQMTVKTLELQKAGLAAFKQGLEPKGGEHDERG, encoded by the coding sequence ATGAGCGATTTCAACCCAAGCGATCCCTTCGGCTTTTTCAATCAGTTCTGGAAGCAGGGCACGCCCAATCCGTTCATGCCGCCACTGAACGAAGAAGAGATCGACCGCAAGATCACCGAGATGCGCACCATCGAGCAATGGTTGACGATGCAGGTGGGCATGCTGCAGATGACGGTGAAGACGCTGGAGCTGCAGAAAGCCGGCCTTGCGGCCTTCAAGCAGGGGCTGGAACCAAAAGGCGGCGAGCACGACGAACGCGGATGA
- a CDS encoding NADP-dependent malic enzyme, producing the protein MDEELKKKALEYHRLPRPGKIQVTPTKGLSSQRDLALAYSPGVAAACLAIVEDPNEARNLTARGNLVAVVSNGTAVLGLGDIGPLAGKPVMEGKGVLFKKFAGIDVFDIEIEQKDPDLLVEIIASLEPTFGGINLEDIKAPECFYVEQKLRERMKIPVFHDDQHGTAIIVGAAVKNGLRLVGKDIGAVKLVASGAGAAAIACLDLLVAQGIRPQHILVCDSKGVIHTGRTGLDVTKQRYARDTPHRTLQEAIAGADIFLGLSGAGLVSPEMVKQMADKPLILALANPDPEITPPQARAARPDAIIATGRSDYPNQVNNVLCFPFMFRGALDVGATTITESMKQAAVDAIADLALAEQSDVVADAYVGQNLKFGPDYLIPKPFDPRLIIKIAPAVAQAAIDAGVATRPITDFAAYTEELTQFVYKSNLFMRPVFVAARKAQKRVVFCEGEDPRVLHAVQEVVDMKLAYPILIGRPRVIELRIEQLGLRIRAGVEFEICNQEDDPRYRDYWTLYHQIMARRGVSEELARAEVRGKTTLIGALMVRRGEADALICGMHGQYHRHHWYLYNVLGRTAGACTTAAMNALLLPGGNVFIADTYVNPDPNAEQLAEITLMAADTVRKFGIQPKVALLSHSSFGTLDSPSARKMQATLALVRARAPELEIDGEMHGDAALSSQIRQQVFPNSTLKGEANILVMPNIEAANISFNLLKISAGDGVTIGPILLGIAAPAHILTPTASVRRIVNMAALAAVEAATANQEPA; encoded by the coding sequence ATGGACGAGGAACTGAAGAAGAAAGCTCTCGAATACCACCGGCTGCCGCGGCCGGGCAAGATCCAGGTCACCCCCACCAAGGGCCTCTCCAGCCAGCGTGACCTCGCCCTCGCCTACTCCCCAGGCGTCGCCGCCGCCTGCCTCGCCATCGTCGAAGACCCCAACGAAGCACGCAACCTCACCGCTCGCGGCAACCTCGTCGCCGTCGTCTCCAACGGCACCGCCGTCCTCGGCCTTGGCGACATCGGCCCCCTCGCCGGCAAACCCGTCATGGAAGGCAAAGGCGTCCTCTTCAAGAAATTCGCCGGCATCGACGTCTTCGACATCGAAATCGAACAGAAGGACCCGGACCTCCTGGTCGAGATCATCGCCAGCCTCGAACCCACCTTCGGCGGCATCAACCTGGAGGACATCAAGGCCCCAGAGTGCTTCTACGTCGAGCAGAAGCTGCGCGAGCGCATGAAGATCCCCGTGTTCCACGACGACCAGCATGGCACCGCCATCATCGTCGGCGCCGCCGTCAAGAACGGCCTGCGTCTCGTGGGCAAGGACATCGGCGCGGTCAAGCTCGTCGCCAGCGGTGCCGGCGCCGCCGCCATCGCCTGTCTGGATCTGCTGGTTGCACAGGGCATCCGCCCGCAGCACATCCTGGTCTGCGACTCCAAAGGAGTGATCCATACCGGCCGTACCGGGCTGGATGTCACCAAGCAGCGCTATGCGCGCGACACTCCGCACCGCACGCTGCAGGAAGCGATTGCGGGCGCCGACATCTTCCTCGGCCTGTCCGGCGCGGGGCTGGTCAGCCCCGAGATGGTCAAGCAGATGGCTGACAAGCCGTTGATCCTGGCGCTGGCCAATCCCGACCCCGAGATCACCCCGCCACAGGCACGCGCCGCGCGGCCGGATGCCATCATCGCCACCGGGCGCTCCGACTACCCCAACCAGGTCAACAACGTCCTGTGCTTCCCCTTCATGTTCCGCGGCGCGCTCGATGTCGGCGCCACCACCATCACCGAATCCATGAAGCAGGCCGCCGTCGACGCCATCGCCGACCTCGCCCTGGCCGAACAATCCGATGTCGTCGCCGATGCCTACGTCGGCCAGAACCTCAAGTTCGGCCCCGACTACCTCATCCCCAAACCCTTCGACCCCCGCCTCATCATCAAGATCGCCCCCGCCGTCGCCCAGGCCGCCATCGACGCCGGCGTCGCCACCCGACCCATCACCGACTTCGCCGCCTACACCGAGGAACTCACCCAGTTCGTCTACAAATCCAACCTCTTCATGCGCCCCGTCTTCGTCGCCGCACGCAAGGCACAGAAACGCGTCGTGTTCTGCGAAGGCGAAGACCCCCGCGTGCTCCATGCCGTCCAGGAAGTCGTCGACATGAAGCTCGCCTACCCCATCCTCATCGGCCGGCCCCGTGTCATCGAGCTGCGCATCGAGCAGCTCGGCCTGCGCATCCGCGCCGGTGTCGAATTCGAGATCTGCAACCAGGAGGACGATCCACGCTACCGCGACTACTGGACCCTCTATCACCAGATCATGGCCCGCCGCGGCGTCTCCGAGGAACTCGCCCGCGCCGAGGTGCGCGGCAAGACCACCCTGATCGGCGCGCTCATGGTGCGCCGTGGCGAAGCCGATGCGCTGATCTGTGGCATGCATGGCCAATACCACCGACACCACTGGTATCTGTACAACGTGCTCGGCCGCACCGCCGGCGCATGCACCACCGCCGCCATGAACGCCCTGCTGCTGCCCGGCGGCAACGTCTTCATCGCCGACACCTACGTCAACCCCGACCCCAACGCCGAACAACTGGCCGAGATCACCCTGATGGCCGCCGACACCGTGCGCAAGTTCGGCATCCAGCCCAAGGTGGCGCTGCTGTCCCACTCCAGCTTCGGCACGCTGGACAGCCCCTCGGCCCGCAAGATGCAGGCCACCCTCGCCCTGGTGCGCGCCCGCGCCCCGGAGCTGGAGATCGACGGCGAGATGCACGGCGACGCCGCGCTCTCCAGCCAGATCCGTCAGCAGGTGTTCCCCAACTCCACCCTCAAGGGCGAGGCCAACATCCTGGTGATGCCCAACATCGAGGCCGCCAACATCTCGTTCAACCTGCTCAAGATCTCGGCCGGCGACGGCGTCACCATCGGCCCCATCCTGCTGGGCATCGCCGCCCCCGCCCACATCCTCACCCCCACCGCATCGGTGCGCCGCATCGTCAACATGGCAGCGCTGGCCGCGGTGGAGGCGGCCACCGCCAACCAGGAGCCAGCATGA